One Acidobacteriota bacterium genomic window, ACCGCCAGCACCGCTTCCCGGGACTTGCGGCGCCAGGTTCGTTCGGGGCTCAGATAGAGGTTCTTGACCAGTTGTTGGGTCAGCGTGCTGCCGCCCTGCCGTACCTCGCCACCGCGGAAGTTGACCCAGGCGGCGCGCAGTACGCCGGTCACGGAAACACCGCCGTGATCGAAGAAGCGGTCGTCTTCCGCCGCCAGTACCGCCGCCACCAGGTGGGCCGGCAGGTCCGCACCGCGCACCGGTCGCCGGTCCTGCCGCGAATCGCTGTAGTAGGAAGCCAGCAAGGGCGGATCGAGGAGGGCCGACGGCACTGCCTCGCCGGCGAGCTCGAGGGCGACGATGCGACGGCCCCGGAAGGTCGCCTCGAGCACCTCGCCGCCGGCCGTCCCGGCGGGCGTCGGGAAGCGCCGCAGACGGACCTTCAGGCGGCCACCGCCGGAGCGATAGGTGCCGGGCGTCAAGGCGCCGTCGCCGGCGACCCGGTAGCCGAGGGTGTCGAGGCGACTCGCGATGGCGTCGGCGCTCTGCAGGTCGTCCACCGCCAGCAGGGCCGAACGCCCATAGAGCCGCGACGGCTGACGGGCGTGGTGGTCGGCAAATTGGCCGGAGAGCTGCCAGAACGGCCACAGCAGCCAACCGGTGAGCAAAGCGAAGACGAGCCCGATGCCGCCCGTCCAGAGCAAAATCCGGCGGCGATTCGGTCGCGGAATGCGAATTCGGACAGGCATGGGCGCAAAAAAGGGACACCGAGCGCCAAAAGGCGTCTGATGATGTCGAGTCGCACCAAAACTTGTGCAAAATTCGCTCCACCGACCGGCCCTGCCCGCCAGCAGCCTGCGAACCCCCTCCAGGTCCGTCCATCGGGTGGTGACGGCCCAGCCCCCTTGATAGGGTCGAAGGCCCATGATCGCCGTCTCCGAGCTGGGCAAATCCTACGGCCCTCAGACCCTTTTCAAGGGCGTTTCGATGCAGTTCAACCCCGGCAACCGCTATGGGCTGGTGGGGGCCAACGGCTCCGGAAAATCGACCTTCCTCAAGATCCTGTCGGGCCAGGAACTGGCCAGCGAAGGGACCCTTTCGATCCCCAAGCGGCTACGCCTGGGTGTCCTCAAACAGGATCACTTCGAGCTCGAAGAGCACGCCATTCTGGACGTCGCCATGATGGGCGCCGGCGAGGTCTGGACGGCCATGGCCGAGAAGGAAAAACTCCTCGCCAAGGCCGACGAATCCTTCGACGCGGATCGCTACTCGGAGCTCGAGGACATCATCCTGCGCCACGACGGCTATACCCTCGAGGCACGCGCCGGCGAGGTGCTCGAAGGCCTCGGCATCCCGACCAGCCAGCATCGCTTGCCGCTCTCGACCCTCTCCGGCGGCTTCAAGCTGCGGGTACTCCTCGCCCAGGTGCTGGCCGCCAACCCCGATGCTCTGCTCCTCGACGAGCCCACCAACCATCTCGACATCGTCTCGATCCGATGGCTGGAGAAGTTCCTCGTCGACTACCCGGGCTGCGCCGTGGTGATCTCCCACGACCATCGGTTTCTCGACAACGTCTGCAATCACATCGCCGATGTCGACTACGAGACCATCCGTCTCTACACCGGCAACTACAGCGCCTTCAGCCTGGCCAAGGTCGAGGAGCGCAACCGCCGCGAGAAAGAGATCTCGAATCGCGAGAAGCAGCTCGCCGACCACCAGCGTTTCGTCGAGCGTTTCCGCGCCAAGGCGTCGAAGGCGCGCCAGGCGCAGAGCAAGCAGAAGCTCATCGACAAGATGACCGAAGACCTCGAGCCTCTACCCCAGAGCTCTCGGCGCTATCCCAAGTTCAAGATCCGCCAAACCCGCCCGAGTGGCAAGGAAGTGCTGATCCTCGAAGACATCAGCAAGGCCTATGGCGAGAAACAGGTCTTGGAGAACGTCTCGCTGACGGTACGGCGCGGCGATCGCCTGGCGATCCTCGGCCCCAACGGCATCGGCAAGTCGACCCTGCTCAAGATCGTCATGGGCGTCGTCGAGCAGGACGCGGGGACCTCGGAGTGGGGCTACGAAGCCCGCCCCGGGTACTTCGCCCAGGATCACAAGGAGCTCCTCGGCGACCCCAAGCAAACCGTCGAAGGCTGGCTGTGGGACATCTGCCCGATGGAGCCGATCGGCTTCGTCCGCGGCCAGCTCGGGCTGATGCTGTTTTCCGGCGACGAGGCGGAGAAGAAGGTCGGCAGCCTCTCCGGTGGCGAAGCGGCGCGCCTCGTCTTCAGTCGTCTGGCGGTCGAGAAGCCCAATCTGCTGCTCCTCGACGAGCCCACCAACCACCTCGATCTCGAAGCCATCGAGGCTCTGGTCCAGGGCCTGCGGGACTACGACGGTACGCTGATTTTCGTTTCCCACGACCGCTGGTTCGTCTCGCAGCTCGCCGAGCGCATTCTCGAGATCACGCCCGAGGGCATTCAGGACTTCGCCGGCAGCTACGACGAGTACCTCGAGCACTGTGGCGACGACCACCTCGACGCCGACACCGTGCTGCTCAAGGCGCGCAAGGACAAACGCAAGGCCAAGCCCTCCAAGGCCCCTTCGAAGAATGATCAGAATCGCCATCGCAAGGAACGCCGTCGCCTCGAGGCGCGGCGCGACGAGATCACCTCCGAGGTCGAGAAGCTCGAAGCGCGCATCCACGAGATCAACGAGCTCTTCTGCGATCCGACCTACTTCGACCGCACGCCGCGCAAGGAGGTGAACAAGCTCGAAGCGGAGCAGAAAAAGCGCCGCGAAGAAATCGACCGCTTGATGGGCGCTTGGGAGGAAATCGAGGAGCAGCTCGAAGGCCTGCCGGCCGCCGACTGAGCCCAAGGCCCTCTCGCCAGGGACCGGCAGAAGCACACCGGCGGGCCAAGGAATTCTTCTCGTCGCCC contains:
- a CDS encoding ABC-F family ATP-binding cassette domain-containing protein, which encodes MIAVSELGKSYGPQTLFKGVSMQFNPGNRYGLVGANGSGKSTFLKILSGQELASEGTLSIPKRLRLGVLKQDHFELEEHAILDVAMMGAGEVWTAMAEKEKLLAKADESFDADRYSELEDIILRHDGYTLEARAGEVLEGLGIPTSQHRLPLSTLSGGFKLRVLLAQVLAANPDALLLDEPTNHLDIVSIRWLEKFLVDYPGCAVVISHDHRFLDNVCNHIADVDYETIRLYTGNYSAFSLAKVEERNRREKEISNREKQLADHQRFVERFRAKASKARQAQSKQKLIDKMTEDLEPLPQSSRRYPKFKIRQTRPSGKEVLILEDISKAYGEKQVLENVSLTVRRGDRLAILGPNGIGKSTLLKIVMGVVEQDAGTSEWGYEARPGYFAQDHKELLGDPKQTVEGWLWDICPMEPIGFVRGQLGLMLFSGDEAEKKVGSLSGGEAARLVFSRLAVEKPNLLLLDEPTNHLDLEAIEALVQGLRDYDGTLIFVSHDRWFVSQLAERILEITPEGIQDFAGSYDEYLEHCGDDHLDADTVLLKARKDKRKAKPSKAPSKNDQNRHRKERRRLEARRDEITSEVEKLEARIHEINELFCDPTYFDRTPRKEVNKLEAEQKKRREEIDRLMGAWEEIEEQLEGLPAAD